In a single window of the Elaeis guineensis isolate ETL-2024a chromosome 4, EG11, whole genome shotgun sequence genome:
- the LOC105043917 gene encoding uncharacterized protein yields the protein MEEVALWEEEEEGWKCRKHPSQPRYGVCPVCLRDRLLLLCPDCANVRPCGCFPPSSSSSSASSFSSLSADFARSGGGVAGIGAVGRVAHLIESEPAFRRSRSVGFQLLRSRSVATRGGETGNGARPRARGRWGRAAFWLFSRRKEERREESRSAAPVKLSRSASVGVVAYPDSGGGGGGRSKGWGWHFPSPMKAFRYRKSTKVVQQRSPLCRG from the coding sequence ATGGAGGAGGTTGCTCtatgggaggaggaggaggagggatggAAATGCCGGAAGCATCCGTCGCAACCCCGTTACGGCGTGTGCCCCGTCTGCCTCCGGGACCGGCTCCTGCTCCTCTGCCCGGACTGCGCTAACGTGCGCCCCTGCGGGTGCTTTCCCCCGTCGTCATCCTCGTCGTCAGCGTCCTCGTTCTCCTCCCTCTCTGCCGATTTCGCGAGATCCGGCGGCGGCGTTGCCGGGATCGGGGCCGTGGGACGGGTGGCGCACCTCATCGAGAGCGAGCCGGCCTTTCGCCGGTCCAGATCCGTGGGGTTCCAGCTCCTGCGATCGAGATCGGTCGCCACCAGGGGCGGCGAGACCGGCAACGGCGCGCGTCCGCGGGCGCGTGGGAGGTGGGGTCGGGCGGCGTTCTGGCTGTTCTCGAGGAGGAAAGAGGAGCGGAGGGAGGAGTCGAGGAGCGCGGCGCCGGTGAAGCTATCGAGATCGGCATCGGTCGGTGTGGTGGCTTACCCTGATTCTGGCGGCGGCGGCGGGGGGAGGTCGAAAGGGTGGGGGTGGCATTTTCCAAGCCCAATGAAGGCTTTCCGGTACCGGAAGTCGACGAAGGTCGTTCAGCAGCGATCGCCGCTCTGCCGGGGCTGA